Proteins co-encoded in one Aquincola tertiaricarbonis genomic window:
- the minC gene encoding septum site-determining protein MinC: MAVAAPPNSPDIFDLRSAALTLVAVVLKTADLSVLARELDARTADNPGLFDNDPVAVDLTAVRDEHEPIDFALLVALLRQHRMMPVAAKGGSPEQMAAALAAGLVEAPDFTPPARAPRAAPAPAPAPEPVAAAPAPEPEVREVIREVIHEVEVVREVRVPGEAPATMVVDKPLRSGQQVYARGCDLIVLAAVNFGAEVIADGHIHVYAPLRGRALAGARGNTEARIFTTCMEAQLVSVAGIYRTTDVPLPADIVGQPAQVRLEGEKLVIERLGA; the protein is encoded by the coding sequence ATGGCCGTCGCTGCCCCGCCGAACTCCCCCGACATTTTCGACCTGCGCAGCGCCGCACTGACGCTGGTGGCCGTCGTGCTGAAGACGGCCGACCTGTCGGTGCTGGCCCGCGAACTGGACGCCCGCACCGCCGACAACCCCGGCCTGTTCGACAACGACCCGGTGGCGGTGGACCTCACCGCCGTGCGGGACGAACACGAGCCCATCGACTTCGCGCTGCTGGTGGCGCTGCTGCGCCAGCACCGCATGATGCCGGTGGCCGCCAAGGGCGGCTCGCCGGAGCAGATGGCCGCCGCGCTGGCCGCCGGCCTGGTGGAGGCGCCCGACTTCACCCCGCCCGCCCGCGCGCCCCGCGCCGCCCCTGCGCCCGCTCCGGCACCTGAGCCCGTGGCCGCCGCACCGGCGCCCGAACCCGAGGTGCGCGAGGTCATCCGCGAGGTGATCCACGAGGTGGAAGTGGTGCGCGAGGTGCGCGTGCCCGGCGAGGCGCCGGCCACCATGGTGGTCGACAAGCCGCTGCGCTCGGGCCAGCAGGTGTATGCCCGCGGCTGCGACCTGATCGTGCTGGCGGCCGTGAACTTCGGCGCCGAGGTCATCGCCGACGGCCACATCCACGTCTATGCACCGCTGCGCGGCCGCGCCCTGGCCGGCGCGCGCGGCAACACCGAAGCCCGCATCTTCACCACCTGCATGGAGGCGCAACTCGTCTCCGTGGCAGGCATCTACCGCACCACCGATGTACCGCTGCCAGCGGACATCGTCGGCCAGCCGGCGCAAGTGCGGCTCGAAGGCGAAAAGCTCGTCATCGAGCGCCTGGGCGCCTGA
- the minD gene encoding septum site-determining protein MinD, with amino-acid sequence MARIIVVTSGKGGVGKTTTSASFSSGLALAGHKTAVIDFDVGLRNLDLIMGCERRVVYDLINVIQGEANLNQALIKDKQCDNLFVLAASQTRDKEALTQEGVEKVLKELAEMGFEYIVCDSPAGIETGAMMAMHYADEAVVVTNPEVSSVRDSDRILGMLSSKTKRAIDGLEPVKEHLLITRYNPSRVEGGQMLSLNDIQEILRIKLIGVIPESESVLDASNQGVPAIHLKGSDVSEAYQDVVARFLGEERPMRFIDAEKPGFFKRLFGGR; translated from the coding sequence ATGGCCAGAATCATCGTCGTCACCTCCGGCAAGGGAGGCGTGGGAAAGACGACCACCAGCGCCAGCTTCTCGTCCGGCCTGGCCCTGGCGGGCCACAAGACCGCCGTCATCGACTTCGACGTCGGCCTGCGCAACCTCGACCTGATCATGGGCTGCGAGCGCCGCGTGGTCTACGACCTGATCAACGTGATCCAGGGCGAAGCCAACCTGAACCAGGCGCTGATCAAGGACAAGCAGTGCGACAACCTGTTCGTGCTGGCCGCCTCGCAGACGCGTGACAAGGAAGCGCTGACGCAGGAAGGCGTGGAAAAGGTGCTCAAGGAGCTCGCCGAGATGGGCTTCGAGTACATCGTCTGCGACTCGCCGGCTGGCATCGAGACGGGCGCCATGATGGCCATGCACTACGCCGACGAGGCCGTGGTGGTGACCAACCCCGAGGTGTCCTCGGTGCGCGACTCCGACCGCATCCTGGGCATGCTGAGCAGCAAGACCAAGCGCGCCATCGACGGCCTGGAGCCGGTGAAGGAGCACCTGCTGATCACCCGCTACAACCCCTCGCGGGTGGAAGGCGGGCAGATGCTGTCGCTGAACGACATCCAGGAGATCCTGCGCATCAAGCTGATCGGCGTGATCCCCGAGTCGGAGTCGGTGCTGGACGCGTCCAACCAGGGCGTGCCGGCCATCCACCTCAAGGGCAGCGACGTGTCCGAGGCCTACCAGGACGTGGTGGCCCGCTTCCTGGGGGA